From the genome of Pseudomonas sp. TMP9, one region includes:
- a CDS encoding ATP-binding protein, which translates to MSAIQGATRAKTLRRTSLRWRLMFFTAVLAVLFMVALLAAVRGAFLIALEKSVEKRLASEAAALISVARVEQGQLLMPADLPDEKLNTLTAKLLGFIYGRNGVLVWQSRSSLDESIDYRPQFDGLGQGFARIVDGGGNEFFVYEIESQRLRGQNVAFSVVIMQPASDYQAMYQGFMQQLYLWLGVTLLVLLGLLWFGLTWGFRSLRGLSAELDQVEAGTRASLSEQHPSELLRLTGSLNRLLESERQQRERYRHSLDDLAHSLKTPLSVLQSVAEVIATQAQSGEHSQVLQQQVERMSQQISYQLQRASLRKSGLVRHSVGLNEVLDMLCNALDKVYRDKEVDVLRDFALEQHLPMERGALLELLGNLLENAYRLCLRQIRVSVIRQGRLLELRVEDDGPGVPADQRERILRRGERLDAQHPGQGIGTAVVKDILDSYGGELLLEDSALGGACFKVRLSD; encoded by the coding sequence ATGAGCGCCATTCAAGGTGCCACGCGGGCCAAAACCCTTCGCCGCACGTCACTGCGTTGGCGCCTGATGTTTTTTACTGCCGTATTAGCGGTGCTGTTTATGGTGGCGCTGCTGGCTGCTGTGCGCGGTGCCTTTCTCATCGCCCTTGAGAAATCTGTGGAGAAACGCTTGGCATCGGAAGCCGCCGCGCTGATCTCGGTTGCGCGTGTCGAGCAGGGTCAGTTGCTCATGCCTGCCGACCTGCCAGATGAAAAGCTCAATACCCTTACCGCTAAGCTGTTGGGGTTTATCTATGGCCGTAACGGCGTGCTGGTGTGGCAGTCCCGTTCTTCGCTGGACGAGAGCATCGATTACCGTCCGCAGTTCGACGGACTCGGTCAAGGGTTTGCGCGCATCGTTGATGGCGGTGGCAACGAATTTTTCGTTTACGAGATCGAAAGCCAACGACTGCGCGGGCAGAATGTGGCCTTCAGTGTTGTCATCATGCAGCCAGCCAGCGATTACCAAGCCATGTATCAAGGCTTTATGCAGCAGCTCTACCTGTGGTTGGGCGTAACCCTGCTGGTGCTGCTCGGTTTGCTCTGGTTCGGCCTGACGTGGGGTTTTCGTAGTTTGCGCGGCCTGAGTGCCGAACTCGATCAAGTAGAGGCAGGCACCCGCGCCAGCCTCAGCGAGCAACACCCCAGCGAACTGCTGCGCCTGACCGGCTCGCTCAACCGCCTGTTGGAAAGCGAGCGCCAGCAGCGCGAGCGTTATCGGCATTCCCTCGACGATCTGGCGCATAGCCTAAAAACTCCGCTGAGCGTGTTGCAAAGCGTCGCTGAAGTGATTGCCACCCAGGCGCAAAGCGGCGAGCACTCTCAGGTGCTGCAACAGCAAGTTGAGCGCATGAGCCAACAGATCAGCTATCAACTGCAGCGCGCCAGCCTGCGTAAAAGCGGCCTGGTGCGCCACAGCGTTGGCTTAAACGAGGTGCTCGACATGCTCTGCAATGCGCTGGATAAGGTCTATCGCGACAAAGAGGTAGACGTGCTGCGCGATTTTGCCCTTGAGCAGCACCTGCCAATGGAGCGCGGCGCGCTGCTGGAGCTGCTCGGTAATTTGCTTGAAAACGCTTACCGGCTGTGCCTGAGGCAAATTCGCGTCAGTGTCATCCGTCAAGGCCGCCTGCTCGAGCTGCGCGTAGAGGACGACGGTCCCGGCGTACCCGCCGACCAACGCGAACGCATCCTGCGCCGTGGTGAACGCCTGGACGCTCAGCATCCAGGGCAGGGCATCGGCACCGCAGTGGTTAAAGACATCCTCGACAGCTATGGCGGGGAACTGCTGCTGGAAGATTCAGCGCTGGGCGGTGCGTGCTTCAAGGTGCGTTTAAGTGATTGA
- a CDS encoding 4'-phosphopantetheinyl transferase superfamily protein: MNKDYLPACCAPLSEHWPLPHALPAVRLINTRFDPARLNDEDFSRCAIEPIKGIAKRQSEYLAGRLCAREALRQLSGVALTPGMGEDRTPQWPDGTLGSITHGSGWAAAVVGNRSDWFGLGLDVERIMPANRAERLAKEILTPAELLRLERLPIEQRAPRISLTFSLKESLFKALHPAVRKHFYFQDAELLSVAADNRVSMRLLLDLHAEWPAGSELQGQFAEFEGYVLSLVSIPR; the protein is encoded by the coding sequence ATGAATAAAGACTACCTGCCTGCCTGCTGCGCCCCATTGAGTGAGCACTGGCCTTTACCCCACGCCTTGCCTGCAGTGCGTTTAATCAACACTCGCTTTGACCCCGCGCGCTTGAATGATGAAGATTTCAGCCGTTGTGCAATCGAACCGATCAAGGGTATTGCCAAGCGTCAGAGCGAATACCTCGCCGGGCGTTTGTGCGCGCGCGAGGCCCTGCGGCAACTCAGCGGCGTTGCGCTTACGCCCGGCATGGGTGAAGACCGAACCCCCCAATGGCCAGACGGTACACTGGGTTCCATCACCCATGGCAGCGGTTGGGCGGCTGCCGTGGTCGGCAATCGCTCAGATTGGTTCGGCCTAGGCCTGGATGTTGAGCGCATCATGCCGGCCAACCGCGCAGAACGCCTGGCGAAAGAAATCCTGACCCCCGCCGAGTTATTGCGCCTTGAGCGCTTGCCCATTGAACAGCGTGCGCCGCGTATCAGCCTGACCTTCTCACTCAAGGAAAGCCTGTTCAAGGCGCTCCACCCGGCGGTGCGCAAACACTTCTATTTTCAGGACGCCGAACTCTTGAGCGTTGCCGCAGACAATCGCGTCAGTATGCGTTTGCTGCTTGACCTGCATGCTGAGTGGCCTGCTGGCAGCGAGTTGCAAGGGCAGTTCGCTGAGTTCGAGGGCTACGTGCTCAGCCTGGTCAGCATCCCGCGCTGA
- a CDS encoding heme-binding protein, whose translation MTALKQVAAVIFGAILGAGNAMAVEEAQYTVVLEEQNFEVRNYEPHVVAETLVNGDFDKAGSKAFSRLFDYISGNNTSSQKIDMTAPVAQEAESEKIDMTSPVGQQQVNGKWAVSFMMPAGYSLDTLPVPKDPEVTLRQVPARHMAAVRYSGFWSEKAYASNKANLDAWIAKNAFRAVGEPIWARYNPPFMPWFLRRNEVLIPIEMPLNKQN comes from the coding sequence ATGACAGCTCTAAAACAGGTGGCTGCAGTCATTTTTGGCGCGATTCTCGGGGCTGGAAACGCTATGGCAGTTGAAGAAGCGCAATACACAGTGGTGCTTGAGGAGCAGAACTTCGAGGTCCGCAACTATGAGCCCCATGTCGTCGCTGAAACGCTGGTGAACGGAGATTTTGACAAGGCGGGGAGCAAAGCCTTTAGCCGGCTGTTTGACTATATTTCCGGCAATAACACCTCCAGCCAGAAAATCGACATGACGGCCCCGGTTGCCCAAGAAGCTGAAAGCGAAAAAATTGACATGACCTCACCCGTTGGCCAGCAGCAGGTGAATGGCAAATGGGCAGTGAGCTTTATGATGCCCGCGGGTTATTCGCTGGACACCCTGCCGGTCCCCAAAGACCCGGAAGTGACGCTGCGCCAAGTGCCCGCCCGGCATATGGCAGCCGTGCGCTATTCAGGCTTTTGGAGTGAAAAGGCCTACGCCAGCAACAAGGCTAATTTGGACGCCTGGATAGCCAAAAACGCCTTCCGCGCAGTCGGCGAACCCATCTGGGCCCGCTATAACCCGCCGTTTATGCCATGGTTTTTGCGCCGCAATGAAGTACTAATACCCATTGAGATGCCGCTGAATAAGCAAAACTAA
- a CDS encoding MFS transporter, producing MSVVALSAHLMRGTGAYRRATFALFCAGFATFALLYCVQPLLPLLAQHFSVSAAGSSLALSLTTLSLALCLLVSGALAESWGRKPVMAAALGLASLLGIACALVDSWQHLLWLRALLGLALSGLPALAMAYVGEEFDPAALPAAMGLYIGGTALGGLLGRLLAGLLSDLGGWPLALAGVAGMGLLALGLFIGLLPPSRHFHAQSLSLRGLLNNFAVHMANSQLRRLFLLAFLLMGGFVALFNYVGFRLAAAPFNLSSSLIGLLFTVYLVGIFSAGWAGRLVPRLGARQVMQASIGIMLVGVALCATPWLSAAVAGLALFTLGFFAAHAVASGQVGQRATVAKAQASALYLCAYYLGSSVIGYAAGYIWEHAGWLPMLAVLATLFIAAGISARTL from the coding sequence ATGTCTGTTGTTGCTTTATCTGCACACTTGATGCGCGGCACCGGCGCATACCGCCGGGCAACGTTTGCGTTGTTCTGCGCCGGCTTTGCCACCTTTGCTTTGCTGTATTGCGTGCAGCCATTGCTGCCGTTATTGGCCCAGCATTTTTCTGTTTCGGCGGCGGGCAGCAGTTTGGCCCTGTCACTGACGACCTTGAGCTTGGCACTTTGTTTGTTGGTGTCCGGCGCGCTGGCCGAAAGTTGGGGGCGAAAACCGGTTATGGCTGCTGCCTTGGGCTTGGCGTCGCTGTTGGGGATTGCCTGCGCACTGGTTGACAGTTGGCAGCATTTGCTCTGGCTGCGCGCCTTGCTCGGCCTGGCTCTGAGCGGGTTGCCAGCCTTGGCCATGGCCTATGTGGGCGAAGAGTTTGACCCCGCTGCGTTACCGGCAGCCATGGGCCTGTATATCGGCGGCACCGCGCTAGGCGGTTTGCTCGGGCGACTGTTGGCGGGCTTGCTCAGTGATCTGGGCGGTTGGCCGCTGGCATTGGCCGGCGTGGCCGGCATGGGCTTGCTGGCGTTGGGATTATTTATCGGGTTGCTGCCACCCTCACGTCATTTTCATGCGCAGTCGCTGTCGCTGCGCGGCCTGCTGAATAATTTCGCTGTGCACATGGCTAATAGCCAGTTGCGCCGTCTATTTTTGCTGGCGTTTTTGTTGATGGGCGGCTTTGTCGCCTTGTTCAACTACGTCGGCTTTCGCCTAGCGGCGGCACCGTTCAACTTGTCTTCTAGCCTGATCGGCCTGCTGTTTACGGTTTATCTGGTCGGTATTTTCAGCGCCGGCTGGGCGGGGCGACTGGTACCACGATTGGGTGCACGGCAGGTGATGCAGGCCAGTATTGGCATCATGCTGGTGGGCGTGGCGTTGTGTGCGACACCTTGGTTAAGTGCGGCAGTGGCGGGACTTGCCTTGTTTACCCTCGGCTTTTTTGCCGCGCATGCGGTCGCCAGTGGGCAAGTCGGGCAACGCGCAACAGTGGCCAAGGCGCAGGCTTCTGCGTTGTACCTGTGCGCTTACTACCTAGGCTCGAGTGTGATTGGTTACGCGGCAGGGTATATCTGGGAGCATGCCGGTTGGCTGCCAATGTTGGCGGTACTGGCGACGTTGTTTATCGCCGCCGGGATCAGCGCCCGCACATTGTGA
- a CDS encoding TolC family protein produces the protein MTIIEARPMTLFSRAKGGVLFALLALLGGCASFTPDGGFTAVEQAGAQLDKQVVWAKTPEQRSQLAERVAELLAQPLTVEAAVQVALLNNRSLQASFDELGISEAERVQAGRLPNPGFSFGRLEKGTEVEYERGLHINLARLIAMPLTSGMEAKRFEQVQRQTNLALFELATQTRKAWYGAVAAQESLGFMRQVMDSAEAGAELARRLAAVGNYSLLQQAQEQSFYADAGLNLIRAEQARVQAREQLTRLLGLWGEQIDYRLPERLPKLPAMAEQLPDIERLAMQQRLDIQAVRLDAERLASNLGLSKTTRFINVLELGVVNNRSNEEPTQRGYEISVELPLFDWSGAKVAKAEAQYRQMLNRAAATAVNARSQVREAYLGYRAAHDIARHYRDEVIPLRARIAEENVLQYNGMFISTFDLLADARKQILAVDGYLQAQRDFWIAKADLDMARLGAPSLSASMATTTVSEEPAGH, from the coding sequence ATGACCATCATTGAGGCGCGACCTATGACGCTCTTCTCACGCGCCAAGGGCGGCGTGCTCTTTGCACTGCTTGCGCTGCTCGGCGGTTGCGCCAGCTTTACCCCGGATGGCGGCTTCACGGCAGTGGAACAGGCTGGAGCGCAACTGGATAAACAGGTGGTGTGGGCGAAAACCCCAGAGCAACGTAGCCAGCTGGCCGAACGCGTCGCTGAGTTGTTGGCGCAGCCGCTGACGGTAGAGGCCGCCGTGCAGGTGGCCTTGCTGAATAACCGCAGTTTGCAGGCGAGTTTCGACGAGCTGGGCATCAGCGAGGCCGAACGGGTGCAGGCGGGGCGACTCCCTAACCCTGGTTTTTCCTTCGGCCGGCTGGAGAAAGGCACCGAGGTGGAATATGAACGCGGCCTGCATATCAACCTGGCGCGCCTGATTGCCATGCCGCTGACCTCCGGCATGGAGGCCAAGCGTTTCGAGCAGGTGCAACGGCAAACCAACCTAGCCCTGTTTGAATTGGCTACACAGACGCGTAAAGCCTGGTATGGCGCCGTAGCGGCGCAGGAAAGTTTGGGCTTTATGCGCCAAGTGATGGACTCCGCCGAGGCCGGTGCTGAACTGGCACGGCGCTTGGCCGCAGTTGGCAACTACAGCCTGCTGCAGCAGGCGCAGGAGCAGAGCTTTTACGCTGATGCCGGCTTGAACCTGATTCGCGCTGAACAAGCGCGGGTGCAGGCGCGTGAGCAACTGACGCGGTTACTGGGATTGTGGGGCGAGCAGATCGATTATCGCCTGCCTGAGCGTCTGCCCAAGTTGCCGGCTATGGCCGAGCAGTTGCCGGATATTGAGCGGCTGGCGATGCAGCAGCGTCTGGATATTCAGGCCGTACGCCTGGATGCTGAGCGCCTGGCCAGCAATCTGGGTTTGAGTAAAACCACGCGCTTTATCAACGTGCTGGAGCTGGGTGTAGTCAACAACCGCTCCAACGAGGAGCCGACCCAGCGCGGTTATGAGATCAGCGTCGAGTTGCCGTTGTTCGACTGGAGCGGGGCCAAGGTGGCCAAAGCCGAGGCGCAGTACCGGCAGATGCTCAATCGCGCGGCTGCCACGGCGGTCAATGCCCGCTCACAGGTGCGCGAGGCCTATTTGGGCTATCGCGCGGCCCATGACATCGCGCGGCATTACCGCGATGAGGTGATACCGCTGCGGGCGCGCATCGCCGAGGAGAACGTCCTGCAATACAACGGCATGTTTATCAGCACCTTTGATTTGCTGGCCGATGCGCGCAAGCAAATTCTCGCGGTGGACGGTTACCTGCAAGCGCAGCGTGACTTCTGGATAGCCAAGGCCGATTTGGATATGGCTCGCCTGGGGGCACCAAGCCTGTCAGCCAGTATGGCGACCACCACCGTTAGCGAAGAGCCCGCTGGGCACTGA
- a CDS encoding response regulator: MKLLVVEDEALLRHHLSSRLGEQGHVIDAVATAEEALYRAAQYNHDLAVVDLGLPGMSGLDLIRQLRSQDKRFPILILTARGNWQDKVEGLAAGADDYLVKPFQFEELEARLNALLRRASGFTQASIAAGPLVLDLNRKQALIEGQPLALTAFEYRILEYLMRHQQQVVAKERLSEQLYPDDEERDPNVIEVLVGRLRRKLEAQLDFKPIETVRGQGYLFTERCR; the protein is encoded by the coding sequence ATGAAATTGCTGGTTGTGGAAGATGAAGCGCTGTTGCGGCACCACCTTTCAAGCCGGCTTGGTGAGCAAGGCCATGTCATTGATGCTGTTGCCACGGCGGAAGAGGCGTTGTACCGCGCCGCGCAATACAACCATGACCTGGCCGTGGTTGATCTTGGCCTGCCCGGCATGAGTGGCCTTGATCTGATTCGCCAACTGCGTAGCCAAGATAAACGCTTTCCCATCCTGATTCTGACCGCCCGCGGTAACTGGCAAGACAAGGTCGAAGGCCTGGCTGCCGGTGCCGATGATTACCTGGTTAAGCCCTTCCAATTTGAAGAGTTAGAGGCACGTCTTAATGCGTTGCTGCGCCGCGCTTCTGGCTTTACCCAGGCCAGCATTGCTGCTGGCCCGCTGGTGCTCGACCTGAATCGCAAACAAGCATTAATAGAAGGTCAGCCTCTGGCGTTGACGGCTTTTGAATACCGCATATTGGAATACCTTATGCGCCATCAACAGCAGGTCGTGGCCAAAGAACGGCTGAGCGAACAGCTCTACCCAGATGACGAAGAGCGCGACCCCAATGTGATTGAAGTGTTGGTGGGGCGACTGCGCCGCAAGCTTGAAGCGCAACTGGATTTCAAACCGATTGAAACCGTGCGCGGCCAAGGCTATTTGTTTACCGAGCGCTGCCGATGA
- a CDS encoding copper oxidase — translation MVSRRDFFLGASAITAAVATSAVSRVSLAGIPEAVSQSSADTMPPLQPQNGRPYNPVVTLNGWTLPWRMNNGVKEFHLVAEPVVRELAPGYKAHLWGYNGQSPGPTIEVVEGDRVRIFVTNKLPEHTSIHWHGQRLPNGMDGVTGLTQPAIPVGKTFVYEFEARRPGTFMYHPHADEMTQMAMGMMGFWITHPKAHHPLISEVDRDFCFLLNAYDIEPGAYTPKIMTMLDFNLWTFNSRIFPGIDPLVVRHNDKVRIRVGNLTMTNHPIHLHGHEFEVTGTDGGPTPVGSRWPEVTTDIAVGQMRQVEFLADEEGDWAFHCHKSHHTMNAMGHDVPTLVGVDHRDMTRKIAKIIPDYMVMGERGMADMAEMQMPLPANTAPMMTGDGPFGSVEMGGMFTVLKVRKDQPAGDYRNPGWFQHPAGTVAHEWTGELAKPARSNEAGGQSMLLKQPITEPVEVQVRKPGGHNGH, via the coding sequence ATGGTTTCACGACGTGATTTTTTCTTGGGTGCCAGCGCTATTACCGCTGCTGTCGCCACCTCTGCCGTTAGCCGGGTATCGCTGGCCGGCATTCCCGAGGCTGTGTCGCAAAGCAGCGCGGACACCATGCCGCCGTTGCAGCCGCAAAACGGTCGCCCCTATAACCCGGTGGTCACGCTAAACGGCTGGACACTGCCGTGGCGCATGAACAATGGCGTCAAGGAGTTCCACTTGGTTGCCGAGCCCGTGGTGCGCGAGCTGGCGCCTGGTTATAAGGCCCATCTGTGGGGCTACAACGGCCAGTCACCGGGGCCGACCATCGAGGTGGTGGAGGGCGACCGGGTGCGCATTTTCGTTACCAACAAGCTGCCCGAGCACACCAGCATTCACTGGCACGGCCAACGCTTGCCAAATGGCATGGACGGCGTCACGGGCCTGACCCAGCCAGCGATTCCGGTGGGCAAAACCTTTGTCTATGAGTTCGAGGCACGCCGCCCCGGCACCTTTATGTACCACCCCCATGCCGACGAAATGACGCAGATGGCCATGGGCATGATGGGCTTTTGGATCACCCATCCCAAGGCCCATCACCCGCTAATCAGCGAAGTGGATCGTGATTTTTGCTTCCTGCTTAACGCCTATGACATCGAGCCGGGGGCGTACACGCCGAAGATTATGACCATGCTTGATTTCAACCTGTGGACCTTCAACAGCCGCATTTTCCCCGGTATTGACCCGTTGGTGGTGCGGCATAACGACAAGGTGCGTATTCGCGTCGGCAACCTGACCATGACCAACCACCCCATCCACCTGCATGGCCACGAGTTTGAGGTGACCGGCACCGATGGTGGGCCGACACCTGTGGGTTCGCGTTGGCCGGAGGTCACCACCGACATCGCGGTGGGGCAAATGCGTCAAGTCGAGTTTCTTGCCGACGAGGAAGGCGATTGGGCGTTCCATTGCCACAAGAGCCACCACACCATGAATGCCATGGGCCATGACGTGCCGACGCTGGTGGGCGTCGATCACCGCGACATGACCCGTAAGATCGCCAAAATCATCCCGGATTACATGGTGATGGGCGAGCGCGGCATGGCAGACATGGCAGAAATGCAGATGCCGTTGCCGGCCAATACCGCGCCGATGATGACCGGCGACGGTCCCTTTGGCTCGGTGGAAATGGGCGGCATGTTTACCGTGCTCAAGGTGCGTAAGGACCAGCCGGCAGGCGATTACCGCAACCCTGGCTGGTTCCAACATCCGGCGGGCACGGTGGCCCACGAATGGACGGGTGAGCTGGCTAAACCGGCGCGCTCAAACGAGGCAGGCGGGCAGTCGATGCTGCTTAAGCAACCGATTACTGAGCCGGTCGAAGTGCAGGTACGAAAGCCTGGCGGGCATAACGGTCATTGA